Proteins encoded by one window of Haematobia irritans isolate KBUSLIRL chromosome 2, ASM5000362v1, whole genome shotgun sequence:
- the LOC142226940 gene encoding UPAR/Ly6 domain-containing protein CG9338-like — protein MSSQKLTTICIVLATFLIDIAFAVQCYQCESQQNSKCGLNFVPDDSMKIECTSAPRYLKPYLEGHSKEATGCMKQTMESKLGGVHTVRSCYYGDLANTEIGCQIDPNNVLMKLETCHVCSGDWCNSSVAMTPALAIIAVVLCLARIIS, from the exons ATGTCTAGCCAAAAGTTAACAACAATTTGCATTGTGTTGGCcacatttttaatagatattg CATTTGCCGTACAATGTTACCAATGTGAATCGCAACAAAATTCCAAATGTGGCCTAAATTTTGTGCCAGATGATAGTATGAAAATCGAATGTACTTCTGCGCCGCGCTATCTTAAGCCATATCTGGAGGGTCATAGCAAAGAAGCCACCGGATGTATGAAACAAACAATGGAAAGCA AACTTGGAGGAGTCCACACCGTACGTTCTTGTTACTACGGAGATTTGGCCAACACTGAAATTGGATGtcaaattgatccaaataatgtTCTTATGAAATTGGAGACTTGTCATGTTTGTTCGGGTGATTGGTGTAATTCATCCGTTGCAATGACTCCTGCCTTGGCAATTATAGCGGTGGTTCTCTGTCTGGCACGAATTATTTCGTGA